DNA sequence from the Acidimicrobiales bacterium genome:
GGCGCTCGTGCGTCCCACGAGCTTGGGTGCGCCCCGCTGCTCCATGAAGCCGCCAGGACCGGCATAGCTGTCGCCGGGCACATCGGCGACGGCCGCGTAGAGAGTCGGTAGCGCACCGGCGTCCTCGTCCTGGGCGAGCAGACGGTTCGCCACTGTATAGATGGAATCCATCCATCGGCGCTGGCCGTGGAACTGGAGGTTGGTCGCCGCATAACCCGGGTGGGCGGCCATGGCCAGGATCGGAGACCCAGCAGCGCTCAGGCGTCGCTGGAGCTCGGCCGTGAACAGAAGGTTGGCGAGCTTGGACTGCCCGTAGGCGCGCCACGCTCTGTAGGGCTTCCGCTCCCAGTTGAGGTCGTCGAAGTCGATCCTGCCGAAACGGTGCCCGGTGGAGGACACCGTCACCACGCGGCCGACGACGTGACCCAGCAACAGATTGGTCAGGGCAAAGTGGCCAAGATGGTTGGTGCCGAACTGCAGCTCGAAGCCCTCGGCGGTGCGGGTCAGGGGCGGCACCATCACGCCGGCGTTGTTGATCAGCAGGTCGATCTCACCATCCCAACCGGCGGCGAAGCTCCGCACCGAGGCCAAGCTGGCGAGATCGAGCTGGCGAACCTCGGTCTCGCCGGGCATCGACGCCGCTGCCGCCTTGCCCTTCTCCACGTCGCGGACAGCGAGGACGACGCGAGCGTCGGCGCCCGCAAGCGCTCGAGCCGCGGCCCGGCCGATGCCGCTGTTGGCACCCGTGATGAGCGCCCTGCGACCGGACAGGTCGGGAATGTCCGCAATGCCGAAAGTAGCCATGAGCAACAATGTAGGCGCAAGCAACAATGCTGTCAACGGCAACATTCATC
Encoded proteins:
- a CDS encoding oxidoreductase, with the translated sequence MATFGIADIPDLSGRRALITGANSGIGRAAARALAGADARVVLAVRDVEKGKAAAASMPGETEVRQLDLASLASVRSFAAGWDGEIDLLINNAGVMVPPLTRTAEGFELQFGTNHLGHFALTNLLLGHVVGRVVTVSSTGHRFGRIDFDDLNWERKPYRAWRAYGQSKLANLLFTAELQRRLSAAGSPILAMAAHPGYAATNLQFHGQRRWMDSIYTVANRLLAQDEDAGALPTLYAAVADVPGDSYAGPGGFMEQRGAPKLVGRTSAAKDPAVARRLWDVSEELTGVEFPLRATDRN